A section of the Leptotrichia buccalis C-1013-b genome encodes:
- a CDS encoding Eco57I restriction-modification methylase domain-containing protein, with product MLKIHHFDSFQTRPRENLAKNNNMAYENFNNSNNSKIYQNLTDTTRGQDPLSGFDVVVGNPPYVDSESMVKFIPKEREWISKNYESATGNWDLYVPFIEKALRISNKNSYMSYITPNKWLSMEYGKSIRKLVINNLETIYDFTNVKVFDSADVSSVVFILSKNPKEKIIIEGKNRRTINKEEIVDKENLSVITSEGFKIVNKLNTSILKVKDFFEVFYDEKIEYIAGKSTSILYSENNKYNKSGLCILNSKLVSYYIKKSYEASSMGGGINFTPDLIKNIPMFELSPQIEVIFSEKADKMLFLNKNLQELSQKFQRLLTRKFELEKLSTKLQDWYLLDFSEFIKELKKAKIKLSLKEEIEWEEIFVEKKEEAEKVKNEIEMTDNEIDGMVYELYGLSEEEVKIIEKT from the coding sequence TTGTTAAAAATTCATCATTTCGATAGTTTTCAGACACGCCCTAGAGAAAATTTAGCGAAAAATAATAATATGGCATATGAAAACTTCAATAATAGTAATAATAGTAAAATTTATCAAAATCTTACTGATACCACAAGGGGTCAAGACCCCTTGTCAGGATTTGATGTTGTGGTTGGAAATCCGCCGTATGTAGATTCCGAAAGTATGGTAAAGTTTATTCCTAAAGAACGAGAATGGATTAGTAAAAATTATGAAAGTGCAACGGGAAATTGGGATTTATATGTACCATTTATTGAAAAAGCATTGAGAATATCTAACAAAAATTCTTATATGAGTTATATAACTCCTAATAAATGGCTATCAATGGAATATGGAAAATCTATAAGAAAACTAGTAATAAATAATCTTGAAACGATTTATGATTTTACTAATGTAAAAGTTTTTGATTCTGCTGATGTTTCATCAGTTGTATTTATATTATCTAAAAATCCAAAAGAAAAAATAATCATAGAGGGGAAAAATAGAAGAACTATTAATAAAGAGGAGATAGTTGATAAAGAAAATCTTAGTGTTATTACTTCTGAAGGATTTAAAATCGTGAATAAATTAAATACAAGTATCTTGAAAGTGAAAGATTTCTTTGAAGTATTTTATGATGAAAAAATAGAGTACATAGCTGGTAAATCTACAAGTATACTGTATAGCGAGAATAATAAATATAACAAAAGTGGATTATGTATTTTAAATTCAAAATTGGTAAGTTATTATATAAAAAAATCTTATGAAGCTTCTAGCATGGGTGGCGGAATAAACTTTACTCCTGATTTAATAAAAAATATCCCTATGTTTGAATTAAGTCCACAGATAGAAGTAATATTTTCAGAAAAAGCTGATAAAATGTTATTTTTAAACAAAAACCTTCAAGAATTATCCCAAAAATTCCAAAGACTATTAACTAGAAAATTTGAATTAGAAAAATTATCGACAAAATTACAAGACTGGTATTTACTCGACTTTTCAGAATTTATAAAAGAATTGAAAAAAGCGAAAATAAAATTATCCTTAAAAGAAGAAATAGAATGGGAAGAAATATTTGTAGAGAAGAAAGAAGAGGCTGAGAAAGTAAAAAATGAGATTGAAATGACGGATAATGAGATTGATGGGATGGTTTATGAGCTATATGGGTTGAGTGAGGAGGAAGTTAAAATAATTGAGAAAACTTAA
- the cobA gene encoding uroporphyrinogen-III C-methyltransferase: MRKGKVYIAGAGCGDEGLITLKLKNVIEKADCIVYDRLVNENILQYAKSDVEMIYMGKENTAGGKLQAEINKKLVEKGKEGLAVLRLKGGDPFVFGRGGEEIEALVAENIDFEVIPGITSSIAVPAYAGIPVTHRGINTSFHVFTGHTQFNGIELDFPVIAKLEGTLVFLMGLSNLEKIAENLINNGKNPKTPVAIIKDGTTTRQKTYTGTLETIVNTVKEHNVKSPAIILIGEVVNLRENMKWFENKPLFGKNILVTRNREKQGNISNKINELGGQALSLPFINIEYVDFEMPDLKEYSTLLFNSINSVIGFMRKVKDIRSLGNVKIGVVGEKTAEEIEKYKIIPDFYPEEYTVERLANESVNFTKEGEKILFIVSDISPVNEKKYSNLYNRNYEKLVVYKTQKVEVEKEKAEKYIKESDILMFLSSSTFKAFADSINLSENEEIKEILKNKIIASIGPVTTKTIEKYGLKVEIEPKKYTEEGLFEKILKFINN, translated from the coding sequence ATGAGAAAAGGTAAAGTTTATATTGCAGGAGCAGGCTGTGGAGACGAGGGGCTTATAACTTTAAAATTGAAAAACGTGATAGAAAAAGCGGACTGCATTGTTTATGACAGACTTGTAAATGAAAATATCTTACAGTATGCAAAGTCTGATGTGGAAATGATTTATATGGGGAAAGAAAATACTGCTGGAGGAAAATTACAGGCAGAAATAAATAAAAAATTAGTAGAAAAAGGGAAAGAAGGACTTGCGGTTCTAAGATTAAAAGGAGGAGATCCTTTTGTATTTGGACGAGGAGGAGAAGAAATAGAGGCTTTAGTTGCTGAAAATATAGATTTTGAGGTAATTCCAGGGATAACTTCTTCAATCGCTGTGCCAGCTTATGCTGGAATTCCTGTTACTCACAGAGGAATCAATACTTCTTTTCATGTGTTTACTGGACATACGCAATTTAATGGAATAGAACTTGATTTTCCAGTTATTGCAAAATTGGAAGGAACTTTGGTCTTTCTAATGGGATTAAGCAATCTTGAAAAAATAGCAGAAAACTTGATAAATAACGGAAAAAATCCAAAAACACCTGTTGCAATAATAAAAGATGGAACAACGACAAGACAGAAAACTTACACAGGAACATTGGAAACAATAGTAAATACAGTAAAAGAGCATAATGTAAAATCACCTGCCATTATTTTAATTGGAGAAGTAGTAAATTTACGGGAAAACATGAAATGGTTTGAGAATAAGCCGTTATTTGGAAAAAATATTCTTGTTACAAGAAATAGGGAAAAACAAGGAAATATATCAAATAAAATAAATGAACTTGGCGGACAGGCTTTGAGCCTTCCATTTATTAATATAGAATATGTCGATTTTGAAATGCCTGATTTGAAGGAATACAGTACCCTTCTATTTAACAGCATAAATTCTGTTATTGGATTTATGAGAAAAGTAAAGGATATTCGTTCTTTGGGAAATGTTAAAATAGGTGTAGTGGGAGAAAAAACTGCTGAAGAAATTGAAAAATATAAAATAATTCCAGATTTTTATCCAGAAGAATACACGGTAGAAAGACTGGCTAACGAAAGTGTGAATTTTACTAAGGAAGGAGAAAAAATACTATTTATAGTATCTGATATTTCTCCAGTAAATGAAAAAAAATATTCAAATTTATATAACCGAAATTATGAAAAACTTGTAGTGTATAAAACTCAGAAAGTTGAAGTGGAAAAGGAAAAAGCTGAAAAATACATAAAAGAAAGCGACATTTTAATGTTTTTAAGTTCATCAACTTTTAAAGCCTTTGCTGATAGCATAAACTTGAGTGAAAATGAGGAAATAAAAGAAATTCTGAAAAATAAAATTATAGCCTCAATTGGTCCTGTTACTACAAAAACTATTGAAAAATATGGATTAAAAGTAGAGATAGAGCCGAAAAAATATACGGAGGAAGGATTATTTGAAAAAATATTGAAATTTATTAATAATTAA
- a CDS encoding AAA family ATPase, protein MKIKNLHIEEYNGLENLDINFESEGKVLDLIVLAGINGSGKTRVLESIRYWFEMFRSKAVNVELFYEENEREVLESLMNSEGLTEVEKEAQKDIEFTDCLKNIKFYNYDYRHNKTENQNYNSKIISRSFRKLKIFPKIIYVPTEINFEEIKKAQTNLKKEYSFINIVDSYEIKDIPSYIATRISKVANEEEDLTMGQVRKKVFEEINGIFEILELDVKLSEISKDENSMPIFTNSSGKKFGINELSSGEKQLFLRTLAIKMLEPENSIIMIDEPELSLHPKWQQKIIDVYKKIGKNNQIILATHSPHILGSVEKESIILLVKNKNGVVEVRTGENFGNSYGQTMERILEDIMGLETDRNPSVHELLNQVREMVKNDNYESSEFERKYSKIKDILGEDDRDLFLVDMDLQIKKGRKNAESR, encoded by the coding sequence ATGAAAATAAAAAATCTTCACATAGAAGAATATAACGGACTTGAAAATTTAGATATAAATTTTGAGTCAGAAGGAAAAGTTTTGGATTTGATAGTTCTGGCTGGGATTAATGGGAGTGGAAAAACTAGAGTTTTGGAAAGTATTCGTTATTGGTTTGAAATGTTTAGAAGCAAAGCTGTTAATGTGGAATTATTTTATGAAGAGAATGAAAGAGAAGTTTTGGAAAGTCTTATGAATAGTGAAGGATTGACAGAAGTTGAAAAAGAAGCACAAAAGGATATTGAATTTACAGATTGCTTGAAAAATATAAAATTTTATAACTATGATTACAGACACAATAAAACAGAAAATCAAAATTATAATTCAAAAATAATAAGCAGAAGTTTTAGAAAATTAAAAATATTTCCCAAAATAATTTATGTTCCAACTGAGATTAATTTTGAAGAAATTAAAAAAGCTCAAACAAATTTAAAAAAAGAATATAGTTTTATTAATATCGTAGATTCATACGAAATTAAGGATATTCCATCTTATATTGCAACTCGGATTTCTAAAGTTGCGAATGAAGAGGAAGATTTGACAATGGGACAAGTTAGAAAAAAAGTTTTTGAGGAAATTAATGGAATTTTTGAAATTTTGGAGTTGGATGTGAAACTTTCAGAAATATCGAAAGATGAGAATAGTATGCCGATTTTTACTAATTCTAGTGGAAAAAAATTTGGGATAAATGAACTTTCTTCAGGGGAAAAGCAGTTATTTTTACGAACTTTGGCGATAAAAATGCTGGAGCCTGAAAATTCCATAATTATGATTGATGAACCAGAACTTTCATTACATCCAAAGTGGCAACAAAAAATTATTGATGTTTATAAAAAAATTGGGAAGAATAATCAGATAATTTTAGCAACACATTCTCCGCATATTTTAGGGAGCGTTGAGAAAGAAAGTATAATTTTGCTAGTAAAAAATAAGAATGGTGTTGTGGAAGTTAGAACTGGAGAAAATTTTGGAAATTCGTATGGACAGACTATGGAAAGAATACTGGAAGATATAATGGGGCTTGAAACAGATAGAAATCCTAGTGTCCATGAACTTCTTAATCAAGTAAGAGAAATGGTTAAGAATGATAATTATGAAAGTTCTGAATTTGAGCGAAAATACAGTAAAATAAAAGATATTCTAGGAGAAGACGATAGAGATTTATTTTTAGTGGATATGGATTTGCAAATAAAAAAGGGGAGAAAAAATGCTGAAAGTAGATAA
- a CDS encoding DNA methyltransferase — protein MNNLFNQKILAKKAEEEIDLSKHNFSERRKVLNKWINNLENGVLDKSKEEEFQGEFLYDIFTTVLRAVNKSDGKNEWNLERETKTKLDGQKADGVLGFFDADGKKDVRAVIELKGAKVSLDVRQKRTGDTRTPVEQAFNYAPKYGKNCQWVIVSNYKEIRLYRANDMTEYQVFFLEKLKDDLEFKKFIYILSFYALVGTEKKKAKTIELSEEYQKNQAEIEKKFYNEYKAIRLHIFENMRKNNPAVNENTIIEKVQKLLDRFLFICFCEDKGLLPNEIFYKTLEKGKNFGDVFEVFKMLCNWINLGNPRENISHFNGGLFKNDDILESLYVDNEVFEEMKKISEYDFDSELNENILGHIFEQSISDIEDLKKELNGEEFDKKKGKRKKDGIFYTPKYITKYIVENSIKNWLDDKRKELGEDKLPELSEADFEIKYSSKKSDERIYSKNYKKHIEFWTKYREAVKNIKIVDPACGSGAFLITAFEYLLNYNNYLNDKIFDLTGTKDLFSDTTKEILQNNIFGVDLNKESVEITKLSLWLKTADKNKTLATLENNIKCGNSLIDDIEIAGELAFNWEKEFPQVFNTAKNYQNFVDTAIARGQDPLSETKKIQGKDRKVWTQKYGKKEIYSEELLFSTMEYINNNREKHNLEPYCKEIKKVIEKEIVIPLPKALANIKKPQNVQGHELHNNKTEKIIDKKNLMTLSEARGLDPLSNIKIYHITTALHNSRISERMIKYKVNKSNDIQLLTSKEELLITKVIAKIRLDDNLKILAYNICQDHIHLLIISEENNIENTVKKIKSLTARKLNQYRLCLKT, from the coding sequence GTGAATAATTTATTTAATCAGAAAATATTGGCTAAAAAGGCTGAAGAAGAAATCGATTTAAGTAAACATAATTTTTCTGAAAGAAGAAAAGTGCTAAATAAATGGATAAATAATCTTGAAAACGGTGTTCTGGATAAATCGAAAGAAGAAGAGTTTCAAGGAGAATTTTTATACGATATTTTTACAACTGTGTTGAGGGCTGTGAATAAATCGGATGGAAAAAATGAATGGAATTTGGAAAGAGAAACTAAAACAAAGTTAGATGGGCAGAAGGCTGATGGAGTTTTGGGATTTTTTGATGCAGATGGAAAAAAAGATGTCAGGGCTGTAATTGAACTGAAAGGTGCGAAAGTTTCGCTAGATGTAAGGCAGAAAAGAACTGGCGATACAAGAACGCCTGTAGAACAGGCTTTTAATTATGCTCCAAAATACGGAAAAAACTGTCAATGGGTTATAGTTTCAAACTATAAGGAAATACGGCTTTACAGGGCAAATGATATGACAGAATATCAAGTATTTTTTCTTGAAAAGTTAAAAGATGATTTGGAATTTAAGAAATTTATTTATATTCTTTCATTTTATGCTTTGGTAGGAACTGAAAAGAAAAAAGCGAAAACAATAGAACTTTCTGAGGAGTACCAGAAAAATCAAGCTGAAATTGAGAAGAAATTTTATAATGAATATAAAGCTATTAGATTACATATTTTTGAAAATATGCGAAAAAATAATCCCGCAGTAAATGAAAATACGATAATTGAAAAAGTTCAAAAATTATTAGACAGATTCCTGTTTATCTGCTTTTGTGAAGACAAGGGCTTGCTTCCGAACGAGATTTTTTACAAGACTTTAGAAAAAGGTAAAAACTTTGGAGATGTTTTTGAAGTTTTTAAAATGCTTTGCAATTGGATAAATTTAGGAAATCCGAGAGAAAATATTTCTCATTTTAATGGAGGGCTATTTAAAAACGACGATATTTTAGAGAGTCTTTATGTGGATAATGAAGTTTTTGAAGAAATGAAAAAAATATCTGAATATGATTTTGACTCTGAACTGAACGAAAATATCTTGGGGCATATTTTTGAGCAATCTATAAGCGATATAGAGGATTTAAAAAAAGAATTAAATGGGGAAGAATTTGACAAGAAAAAAGGGAAACGAAAAAAAGACGGTATTTTTTACACACCAAAATATATAACAAAATACATTGTAGAAAATTCGATAAAAAACTGGCTTGACGACAAACGAAAAGAGCTGGGCGAAGATAAACTTCCTGAACTTTCCGAAGCAGATTTTGAAATAAAATATAGTAGTAAAAAAAGTGATGAAAGAATTTACAGCAAAAATTATAAAAAGCATATAGAATTTTGGACAAAATACAGAGAGGCTGTAAAAAATATAAAAATTGTAGATCCTGCCTGTGGAAGCGGAGCATTTTTAATCACAGCTTTTGAATATTTATTAAATTACAACAATTATCTAAATGATAAAATTTTTGATTTGACGGGAACAAAAGATTTATTTTCCGATACGACAAAGGAAATCTTGCAAAATAATATTTTTGGGGTGGATTTGAATAAGGAAAGTGTAGAAATCACCAAATTATCATTATGGCTAAAAACTGCTGATAAAAATAAAACACTTGCAACACTTGAAAACAATATAAAATGTGGAAATTCATTAATTGATGATATTGAAATTGCGGGGGAATTAGCATTTAACTGGGAAAAGGAGTTTCCGCAAGTGTTTAATACAGCAAAAAATTATCAAAATTTCGTTGATACTGCAATTGCAAGGGGTCAAGACCCCTTGTCAGAAACAAAAAAAATACAAGGAAAAGATAGAAAAGTCTGGACACAAAAATATGGAAAAAAAGAAATATATTCAGAGGAATTGTTATTTTCTACAATGGAATATATTAATAATAACCGAGAAAAACATAACCTTGAGCCATACTGCAAAGAAATAAAAAAAGTTATTGAGAAAGAAATTGTAATACCATTACCTAAAGCCTTAGCGAATATCAAAAAACCTCAAAATGTACAAGGACATGAATTACATAATAATAAAACTGAAAAAATAATTGATAAAAAAAATTTAATGACACTGTCTGAAGCAAGGGGTCTTGACCCCTTGTCAAATATAAAAATATATCATATAACCACTGCATTACACAATAGCCGAATATCAGAGCGTATGATAAAATATAAAGTGAACAAAAGTAACGATATTCAACTATTAACTTCAAAGGAAGAATTATTAATAACTAAAGTAATCGCAAAAATAAGATTAGATGATAATTTAAAGATACTGGCATACAATATATGTCAAGACCATATTCACTTATTAATAATATCTGAAGAAAATAATATTGAAAATACTGTAAAAAAAATAAAATCATTGACAGCACGTAAACTAAATCAATATAGGCTGTGTCTGAAAACTTGA
- a CDS encoding transposase gives MIYRETMESEFFEEWFREILLRDIEKLGKRVLIVMDNARFHRKNILEKIIKETGHYLLFLPPYSPDLNPIEKLWANMKKKLKDIAHNFNTLEEAVTSVLFNKLVQF, from the coding sequence ATGATATACAGGGAAACAATGGAAAGTGAATTTTTTGAAGAATGGTTCAGGGAAATACTTTTAAGAGATATTGAAAAATTAGGGAAGAGAGTTCTAATAGTGATGGATAATGCCAGATTTCATAGAAAGAATATATTAGAAAAGATAATTAAGGAAACGGGGCATTATCTATTATTTCTTCCGCCATATTCGCCGGATTTAAATCCAATAGAAAAATTATGGGCTAATATGAAGAAAAAATTAAAAGACATAGCCCATAATTTTAATACACTAGAAGAAGCAGTTACTTCTGTTTTATTTAATAAATTAGTTCAATTTTAA
- the hemC gene encoding hydroxymethylbilane synthase — protein MKSNKIIIGTRGSILALAQAEKVKEMLIKKYDELRENENFCEIEGFDKKNPLEIELKVIVTKGDKDLRDFTKIKGTTQKDLFVKEIEKEMLENKIDLAVHSLKDMPQNTPEGLLNACFPMREDNRDVLVSKNGKKLKELDENSVIGTGSIRREKELLNLRNDVKIKAIRGNIHTRLKKLDDGEYDAIVLAAAGLKRVGLENRITEYFDKDSFMPAPGQGILCIQCRENDNKIRHLLKIINDDEVTIMCKAEREFSKIFDGGCHTPIGCSSVIEGNTLKLKGMFNDNGIRIFKEVEGNRENPKETAQKLAEEIKKEEMKNEKR, from the coding sequence ATGAAATCGAATAAAATAATTATTGGAACGCGAGGAAGTATTTTGGCACTTGCACAAGCGGAAAAAGTGAAGGAAATGCTTATTAAAAAATATGATGAATTAAGAGAAAATGAGAATTTTTGCGAAATTGAAGGATTTGATAAAAAAAATCCACTGGAAATAGAACTGAAAGTTATAGTTACAAAGGGAGATAAAGATTTAAGGGACTTTACAAAAATAAAAGGAACTACGCAAAAGGACTTGTTTGTGAAGGAAATCGAAAAGGAAATGCTGGAAAATAAAATAGATTTGGCGGTGCATTCGTTAAAGGATATGCCGCAAAATACTCCAGAAGGGCTTTTGAATGCGTGTTTTCCAATGAGGGAAGATAACCGTGATGTGCTTGTTTCAAAAAATGGAAAAAAATTAAAAGAACTTGATGAAAATTCTGTAATTGGGACAGGGAGCATAAGACGGGAAAAGGAGCTTTTGAATTTGCGAAATGATGTAAAGATAAAAGCAATTCGAGGTAATATTCACACAAGGCTGAAAAAACTTGATGATGGGGAATATGATGCGATTGTGCTGGCTGCGGCTGGATTAAAAAGAGTTGGGCTGGAAAACAGAATTACTGAATATTTTGATAAAGATTCATTTATGCCAGCACCAGGACAAGGGATTTTGTGTATTCAATGCAGGGAAAATGATAATAAAATACGACATCTTCTGAAAATTATAAATGATGATGAAGTTACGATAATGTGTAAAGCTGAAAGAGAATTTTCAAAAATTTTTGATGGAGGATGCCATACTCCGATAGGCTGTTCATCGGTTATTGAAGGAAATACATTAAAATTAAAGGGAATGTTTAATGATAACGGAATCAGAATATTTAAAGAAGTTGAAGGAAATAGAGAAAATCCAAAGGAAACTGCACAAAAATTGGCTGAAGAAATAAAAAAAGAGGAGATGAAAAATGAGAAAAGGTAA
- the hemA gene encoding glutamyl-tRNA reductase encodes MKENLVKNFYILSFSYKNLSLEEREKFVKEGYRHVLREYLEKRIIKGYVAVETCLRIELYLDVSKEFEIEKLKRDFKIEKMKDYRGTEAVDYLLRVICGLDSIIKGEDQILVQLKKAYFDALDKNITSSFLNIMFNQAIETGKRFRAESKINEKNISLDSIAVKFIRTKFESLENKKIFVIGVGDLSQSILTLLHKMNNCHLTMTNRSLRKSIELQKVYPDVQTAEFNEKYNVIKNMDIVISATSAPHLILETAKIQNILNDGKKRFFLDLAVPRDIEASIGESENASLYHLEDIWDEYNKNVEKRDEIVEKYSYIIEEQLKKIAEKLEKRRKYTNQKNIEIGENR; translated from the coding sequence ATGAAGGAAAATTTAGTAAAAAATTTTTATATTCTAAGTTTTAGTTATAAAAATTTGAGTTTGGAAGAAAGGGAAAAGTTTGTAAAAGAGGGGTATAGACATGTTTTGAGGGAGTATTTGGAAAAAAGGATTATAAAGGGGTATGTGGCTGTTGAAACTTGCCTTAGGATAGAGCTTTATTTGGATGTTAGCAAGGAATTTGAAATTGAGAAGTTAAAGAGGGATTTTAAGATTGAGAAGATGAAGGACTATAGAGGAACTGAAGCTGTGGATTATTTACTGCGGGTGATTTGTGGGCTGGATTCGATAATAAAGGGAGAGGATCAGATTCTTGTACAGCTTAAAAAAGCATATTTTGACGCTCTTGATAAAAATATTACGTCTTCTTTTTTGAATATAATGTTTAATCAGGCGATAGAAACTGGGAAAAGATTTAGGGCGGAAAGCAAAATAAATGAAAAAAATATTTCACTTGATTCGATAGCTGTAAAATTTATAAGAACAAAATTTGAGAGCCTTGAAAATAAAAAAATATTTGTAATTGGAGTGGGAGATTTGAGCCAGTCGATTCTTACACTTCTTCACAAAATGAACAATTGCCATTTGACAATGACAAATAGAAGTTTACGAAAATCGATTGAATTACAGAAAGTGTATCCAGACGTTCAGACAGCAGAATTTAATGAGAAATATAATGTTATAAAAAATATGGATATTGTAATAAGTGCCACTTCTGCACCACATTTGATTCTTGAAACAGCGAAAATTCAAAATATTTTGAATGATGGAAAAAAACGGTTTTTCCTTGATTTAGCCGTTCCTAGAGATATTGAGGCAAGTATAGGGGAGTCTGAAAACGCTTCACTTTATCATTTGGAGGATATTTGGGATGAATATAATAAAAATGTGGAAAAACGGGATGAAATTGTAGAAAAATATTCTTACATTATTGAGGAGCAGTTGAAAAAAATAGCGGAAAAACTTGAAAAAAGAAGAAAATATACAAATCAGAAAAATATTGAGATAGGTGAAAATAGATGA
- a CDS encoding retron system putative HNH endonuclease, whose amino-acid sequence MLKVDKNDEPKFFAEFKKKSNPKSWKDFDFEIKDKLKEYMLENEQKIDGIYFCPYCERQISVEKSQIEHIKPKDKFPKLFHNYSNFLTGCLENQTCGSIKGNKWDDNFVNPVEYNPRDYFEYSISTGEIIPKYENGI is encoded by the coding sequence ATGCTGAAAGTAGATAAAAACGATGAGCCAAAATTTTTTGCGGAATTTAAAAAGAAAAGTAATCCGAAAAGCTGGAAAGATTTTGATTTTGAAATAAAGGACAAACTAAAAGAGTATATGCTTGAAAATGAGCAGAAAATAGATGGAATTTACTTTTGCCCTTATTGTGAAAGACAGATTTCTGTTGAGAAAAGTCAAATTGAGCATATAAAACCTAAAGACAAATTTCCAAAGTTGTTTCATAATTACAGTAATTTTTTGACTGGTTGTCTTGAAAATCAAACTTGTGGTTCAATAAAAGGGAACAAATGGGATGATAATTTTGTGAATCCAGTTGAATATAATCCTAGAGATTATTTTGAATATAGTATTAGTACAGGCGAAATAATTCCAAAATATGAAAATGGAATATAG
- a CDS encoding IS630 transposase-related protein: MAYEKDYRKRILNFYYENGKTKTLFQFNISSSTLYGWIKLKKETGDLSSRTRKRKFKVLDPEKLDEYMKEPKNADKYIREIAKDFGCGKETVRVALKKLGYTRKKTDKIQGAGREKSK; encoded by the coding sequence ATGGCATATGAAAAAGATTATAGGAAAAGAATTTTAAATTTTTATTACGAAAATGGAAAAACAAAAACATTATTTCAGTTCAACATAAGTTCCAGCACATTGTACGGATGGATAAAACTTAAGAAGGAAACAGGAGATCTTTCATCAAGAACACGGAAAAGAAAATTTAAGGTGCTTGATCCTGAAAAACTTGATGAATATATGAAAGAGCCAAAGAATGCAGATAAATACATCCGTGAAATAGCAAAAGATTTTGGCTGTGGAAAGGAGACAGTGAGAGTAGCACTGAAAAAATTAGGATACACAAGAAAAAAAACAGACAAAATACAGGGAGCAGGACGAGAAAAAAGTAAATAG